A window of the Megalopta genalis isolate 19385.01 chromosome 2, iyMegGena1_principal, whole genome shotgun sequence genome harbors these coding sequences:
- the Klp31E gene encoding kinesin-like protein 31E isoform X2 — translation MADDTSVRVAVRIRPQVAREVIDMCRICTQVPPGEPQVFLGPDKAFTYDYVFDTGFGQGTIYDTCVARLIEGALDGYNATVLAYGQTGSGKTYTMGTGFDVEVEESVIGIIPRAIKHLFDGIAEKQQHARERAQMPPEFKVTAQFLELYNEDLKDLLEPGGPRGGARIHEDTSGNIHLAGVEPRIVTSLEQALDYLRLGALSRTTGSTQMNTQSSRSHAIFTLHIRQQRCVKVEDPDADIDTSGTEPANEFETLTAKFHFVDLAGSERLKRTGATGDRAKEGISINCGLLALGNVISALGDKTKKALHVPYRDSKLTRLLQDSLGGNSQTVMIACVSPSDRDFMETLSTLKYANRARNIKNKVTINQDMSSRTIASLRREIQQLQLELMEYRQGKRVVGEDGVNDAWHENQMLNSELQSLRTRVKALSETVEALTAKNVLLLTEKAAGKWISSGGNGEVTSLVQGYVQEIEELRARLLEAEAMYQQLKKRQLQVNAANPYGDSGYVFQNDSTSVLNDAKKELQKEIETLSALKEQQAYSGNTANKVSEEGEGDDAEVVQDSASEDDSDDDSDRKEEDEEEAAMGRELEALTSDIDMKQRLIQELELSQRRLQTMKQHYEDKLAQLQARIKDTQEERDKVLNSLQQQPTPPTEKVKKLRDEYEKKLTAMQKEMRLLQSAKKEHARLLKSQSQNENRLRGLRNELAEMKRAKVKLLNKMREEAQRHKENELRRNREIAQLRKESRKNANMIRTLEADKRMKEVVLRRKQEEVTALRKRDRGLSQKVAGRAPPKPINPKALKQRWQTFERTIAKQALAKQAAAETEREMERLLQEREELGRELEKLQKLRNDLTSKRGDPSDVDEEIDNVKSKISYLQDSISECQRDMMEVGDGETEGEPGVEALISTVQTVDEAQYLLQRMLAFTVEQSCVAAQKQLEVRDMESRLNQVAQESDVQHQLLEHVLRDRDLLSLTNNHHNNTMNYSPPSSRSSSPDIESYSQVIMGEERQRNNKVRRRTTQPQELLYGVQANPDNIKTEEQSQNYNHPLTRVPSAPGSLKGLVLTRSQHNITGGSPTLSRRDSTSPRPLRRPLHPGGGSMEQVAHTDVSSPPGSPTTYRRFNSREENVFSRLTASRQPASTYPQPMKGIISQCQGKTPPRAVLQCTHVAEGHSKAVLAICATEDLLFSGSKDRTVKVWDLRTGIENLTLIGHPNNVVAVKYSPVQNLLFSVSSAYVKVWDLRAANNCIKTLFSSGQAQSGQIALSTQLPMGETAINDLVLSLDEQELYAAASDKVRVWDLRKLTHIGRLGTPHTAAVMCLAVANDGRVIAGSKDHLISLVEPNMSGQSVCLAPPHYDGVQCLTACDSTLFSGSRDMCIKRWDLHKMELVQSLNNAHKDWILGLCMINSGTIMVSGCRGGVLKAWSVPKEQGGECAPIGEVRAHGSAINAVITNQQHVFTASNSGEVKLWRVPDPSISMSISAVSL, via the exons AATAAGGCCTCAGGTAGCACGTGAAGTGATTGACATGTGTAGGATATGTACTCAAGTACCTCCAGGAGAACCCCAGGTCTTTCTTGGACCAGACAAGGCCTTCACATACGATTATGTTTTTGATACTGGTTTTGGACAAGGCACAATTTATGACACATGTGTTGCACGATTGATAGAAGGTGCTTTAGATGGATACAATGCAACAGTTCTAGCTTATGGTCAGACTGGTTCTGGCAAAACTTACACAATGGGTACTGGTTTTGATGTAGAAGTTGAGGAATCTGTTATTGGCATTATTCCTAGAGCAATTAAGCATCTGTTTGATGGAATAGCAGAGAAGCAACAGCATGCTAGGGAACGTGCACAAATGCCTCCTGAATTTAAG GTTACTGCACAATTTTTGGAATTGTATAATGAAGACTTGAAAGATCTGTTGGAACCAGGTGGACCAAGAGGTGGGGCCCGCATTCATGAAGACACTTCTGGCAACATTCACTTAGCTGGTGTTGAACCACGAATTGTAACTAGTTTGGAACAAGCGCTAGACTATTTACGATTAGGAGCATTATCGCGCACAACTGGGTCCACACAAATGAATACTCAGTCGTCGAGATCACACGCAATATTTACCTTACACATAAGGCAGCAAAGATGCGTTAAAGTTGAAGATCCGGATGCTGATATCGACACAAGCGGAACGGAACCAGCAAACGAGTTTGAAACTTTAACTGCAAAATTTCATTTTGTAGATTTAGCTGGCTCAGAAAGATTAAAAAGAACTGGTGCTACAGGAGATAGAGCGAAAGAGGGAATATCTATAAATTGTGGACTG ttGGCTTTGGGTAATGTGATTTCAGCACTCGGTGACAAAACAAAGAAAGCTTTACATGTACCATATAGAGATTCTAAATTGACTAGGCTACTTCAAGATTCTCTTGGAG GGAATAGTCAGACTGTTATGATAGCCTGTGTGTCACCAAGTGACAGAGATTTCATGGAAACTCTAAGCACATTAAAGTATGCAAATAGAGCAAGAAATATAAAGAACAAAGTTACAATTAATCAAGACATGAGCTCGAGAACTATAGCTTCTTTAAGAAGAGAGATACAACAACTTCAGTTAGAATTAATGGAGTATAGACAAG GCAAAAGAGTTGTTGGTGAAGATGGTGTCAACGATGCTTGGCATGAAAATCAAATGTTGAACAGTGAGCTACAAAGTCTACGTACTAGAGTCAAAGCTCTTTCAGAGACTGTTGAAGCATTAACTGCGAAGAACGTTCTTCTTCTAACAGAAAAAGCTGCTGGTAAGTGGATATCATCAGGTGGAAATGGTGAAGTTACAAGCTTGGTACAAGGATATGTTCAAGAAATAGAGGAACTAAGAGCCCGTCTCTTGGAAGCAGAAGCTATGTACCAACAATTAAAAAAACGGCAATTGCAG GTTAATGCAGCAAATCCTTATGGTGACTCTGGATATGTATTTCAAAATGATTCTACATCAGTATTAAATGACGCCAAAAAAGAATTACAGAAGGAAATTGAAACGCTGTCTGCACTAAAAGAGCAGCAAGCGTATAGTGGCAATACTGCCAATAAGGTGAGTGAGGAAGGAGAAGGCGATGATGCAGAGGTTGTCCAAGACTCTGCGAGCGAAGATGATTCCGATGATGATTCTGATAGAAAAG aagaagacgaagaggaGGCAGCTATGGGTCGTGAGTTAGAGGCTCTAACATCGGATATAGATATGAAGCAGCGGTTAATTCAGGAGTTAGAACTCTCTCAGCGGCGACTACAAACTATGAAACAGCATTACGAGGATAAACTCGCGCAATTGCAAGCTCGTATTAAAGACACGCAAGAAGAAAGGGACAAAGTGTTGAATTCTCTGCAACAACAACCAACACCGCCGACGGAAAAAGTAAAGAAACTGCGTGACGAGTACGAGAAGAAACTGACCGCGATGCAAAAAGAAATGCGACTCTTACAGTCTGCTAAAAAGGAGCACGCGAGACTACTAAAGAGTCAGTCTCAAAACGAGAATAGATTAAGAGGATTGCGAAACGAACTTGCAGAAATGAAGAGAGCTAAAGTGAAGctgttgaataaaatgagagaaGAGGCTCAAAGACACAAGGAGAATGAGTTGAGGCGGAATAGAGAAATCGCTCAATTGCGTAAAGAAAGCAGAAAGAATGCAAACATGATTAGAACTCTGGAAGCTGATAAAAGGATGAAAGAGGTGGTGTTGAGACGTAAACAAGAAGAGGTTACTGCGCTCAGAAAACGAGACAGAGGTCTCAGTCAGAAGGTAGCAGGTCGAGCGCCACCTAAACCGATTAATCCGAAAGCGTTGAAGCAAAGATGGCAGACGTTTGAAAGAACAATCGCGAAACAAGCATTGGCTAAACAGGCGGCTGCAGAAACTGAGAGAGAAATGGAAAGACTCCTTCAGGAACGCGAGGAACTAGGCAGAGAGCTTGAGAAGCTTCAGAAACTCAGGAATGATTTAACAAGCAAAAGAGGAGATCCAAGTGACGTTGACGAAGAGATTGATAATGTAAAAAGTAAAATTAGTTATTTGCAG GATAGCATATCCGAATGCCAACGAGATATGATGGAAGTGGGTGATGGAGAAACAGAGGGTGAACCAGGAGTTGAAGCTCTCATATCAACAGTTCAAACAGTGGATGAAGCTCAATACTTACTGCAAAGAATGCTGGCTTTCACTGTGGAACAAAGTTGTGTTGCAGCTCAGAAGCAACTTGAGGTACGAGACATGGAATCACGGCTGAACCAAGTTGCACAGGAAAGCGATGTGCAGCATCAGTTATTGGAGCATGTATTGAGGGACAGAGATCTTCTATCCCTTACGAATAACCATCACAATAATACGATGAACTACAGCCCTCCAAGTTCGAGGAGCTCCTCACCGGACAT CGAAAGTTATAGTCAAGTTATAATGGGAGAGGAAAGACAACGTAACAATAAAGTTAGACGAAGAACTACACAACCTCAAGAACTTCTTTACGGAGTGCAAGCAAATCCAGACAATATAAAGACAGAAGAACAAAGTCAGAACTATAATCATCCACTTACCAGGGTACCTAGTGCGCCAGGTAGTTTAAA AGGTTTGGTATTGACAAGAAGTCAGCACAATATTACTGGAGGATCTCCGACTTTAAGTCGACGTGATAGTACATCACCAAGGCCGCTCCGACGACCATTGCATCCTGGTGGAGGCTCCAT GGAACAGGTAGCACATACAGATGTGTCATCACCTCCTGGATCACCGACCACTTATCGCCGATTCAACAGTAGGGAAGAAAATGTATTCTCCAGACTGACAGCGAGTAGGCAACCAGCGTCGACATACCCACAGCCTATGAAAGGCATCATTTCCCAATGCCAAGGCAAG ACGCCACCGAGAGCCGTTTTGCAATGTACTCACGTAGCAGAGGGGCATAGTAAAGCCGTTCTAGCTATATGCGCGACCGAAGATCTATTATTTAGTGGATCAAAAG ATCGAactgtaaaagtatgggacttAAGAACCGGAATTGAAAATCTCACGTTAATTGGTCATCCTAACAACGTTGTTGCAGTAAAGTACTCACCAGTACAGAACTTGTTATTCAGCGTATCTTCTGCCTATGTAAAAGTTTGGGATTTAAGAGCAGCCAACAATTGCATAAAAACTTTGTTCTCATCTGGCCAAGCTCAAAGTGGACAAATTGCATTATCAACTCAACTTCCAATGGGTGAAACTGCTATCAACGATTTGGTACTTAGTCTTGATGAACAAGAACTGTACGCTGCAGCTAGTGACAAAGTTAGAGTATGGGATCTTAGAAAATTGACGCACATAGGAAGATTGGGTACGCCTCATACGGCTGCAGTAATGTGCCTGGCTGTTGCGAATGATGGTAGAGTGATAGCTGGTAGTAAGGATCATTTGATATCGCTTGTTGAGCCTAATATGTCTGGTCAGTCAGTGTGTTTGGCACCACCACATTACGATGGAGTTCAGTGTTTAACCGCGTGCGATTCTACACTTTTCTCTG GCTCAAGAGATATGTGCATTAAACGTTGGGATCTACATAAAATGGAACTAGTTCAATCACTGAACAATGCACACAAAGATTGGATTTTGGGATTATGCATGATTAATAGCGGAACTATCATGGTCTCAGGTTGTCGAGGAGGAGTTCTAAAGGCGTGGTCTGTACCAAAGGAACAAGGTGGGGAGTGTGCACCAATTGGAGAAGTTCGGGCACACGGATCCGCTATCAATGCTGTGATAACTAATCAGCAGCATGTTTTTACTGCGAGCAA CTCTGGAGAGGTGAAGCTGTGGCGTGTCCCTGATCCCTCAATATCCATGTCCATTTCCGCAGTTTCCCTTTaa
- the Klp31E gene encoding kinesin-like protein 31E isoform X1, whose amino-acid sequence MADDTSVRVAVRIRPQVAREVIDMCRICTQVPPGEPQVFLGPDKAFTYDYVFDTGFGQGTIYDTCVARLIEGALDGYNATVLAYGQTGSGKTYTMGTGFDVEVEESVIGIIPRAIKHLFDGIAEKQQHARERAQMPPEFKVTAQFLELYNEDLKDLLEPGGPRGGARIHEDTSGNIHLAGVEPRIVTSLEQALDYLRLGALSRTTGSTQMNTQSSRSHAIFTLHIRQQRCVKVEDPDADIDTSGTEPANEFETLTAKFHFVDLAGSERLKRTGATGDRAKEGISINCGLLALGNVISALGDKTKKALHVPYRDSKLTRLLQDSLGGNSQTVMIACVSPSDRDFMETLSTLKYANRARNIKNKVTINQDMSSRTIASLRREIQQLQLELMEYRQGKRVVGEDGVNDAWHENQMLNSELQSLRTRVKALSETVEALTAKNVLLLTEKAAGKWISSGGNGEVTSLVQGYVQEIEELRARLLEAEAMYQQLKKRQLQVNAANPYGDSGYVFQNDSTSVLNDAKKELQKEIETLSALKEQQAYSGNTANKVSEEGEGDDAEVVQDSASEDDSDDDSDRKEEDEEEAAMGRELEALTSDIDMKQRLIQELELSQRRLQTMKQHYEDKLAQLQARIKDTQEERDKVLNSLQQQPTPPTEKVKKLRDEYEKKLTAMQKEMRLLQSAKKEHARLLKSQSQNENRLRGLRNELAEMKRAKVKLLNKMREEAQRHKENELRRNREIAQLRKESRKNANMIRTLEADKRMKEVVLRRKQEEVTALRKRDRGLSQKVAGRAPPKPINPKALKQRWQTFERTIAKQALAKQAAAETEREMERLLQEREELGRELEKLQKLRNDLTSKRGDPSDVDEEIDNVKSKISYLQDSISECQRDMMEVGDGETEGEPGVEALISTVQTVDEAQYLLQRMLAFTVEQSCVAAQKQLEVRDMESRLNQVAQESDVQHQLLEHVLRDRDLLSLTNNHHNNTMNYSPPSSRSSSPDIESYSQVIMGEERQRNNKVRRRTTQPQELLYGVQANPDNIKTEEQSQNYNHPLTRVPSAPGSLKGLVLTRSQHNITGGSPTLSRRDSTSPRPLRRPLHPGGGSMEQVAHTDVSSPPGSPTTYRRFNSREENVFSRLTASRQPASTYPQPMKGIISQCQGKTPPRAVLQCTHVAEGHSKAVLAICATEDLLFSGSKDRTVKVWDLRTGIENLTLIGHPNNVVAVKYSPVQNLLFSVSSAYVKVWDLRAANNCIKTLFSSGQAQSGQIALSTQLPMGETAINDLVLSLDEQELYAAASDKVRVWDLRKLTHIGRLGTPHTAAVMCLAVANDGRVIAGSKDHLISLVEPNMSGQSVCLAPPHYDGVQCLTACDSTLFSGSRDMCIKRWDLHKMELVQSLNNAHKDWILGLCMINSGTIMVSGCRGGVLKAWSVPKEQGGECAPIGEVRAHGSAINAVITNQQHVFTASNDGTVRLWSYYKRDARTFQRSNSLKS is encoded by the exons AATAAGGCCTCAGGTAGCACGTGAAGTGATTGACATGTGTAGGATATGTACTCAAGTACCTCCAGGAGAACCCCAGGTCTTTCTTGGACCAGACAAGGCCTTCACATACGATTATGTTTTTGATACTGGTTTTGGACAAGGCACAATTTATGACACATGTGTTGCACGATTGATAGAAGGTGCTTTAGATGGATACAATGCAACAGTTCTAGCTTATGGTCAGACTGGTTCTGGCAAAACTTACACAATGGGTACTGGTTTTGATGTAGAAGTTGAGGAATCTGTTATTGGCATTATTCCTAGAGCAATTAAGCATCTGTTTGATGGAATAGCAGAGAAGCAACAGCATGCTAGGGAACGTGCACAAATGCCTCCTGAATTTAAG GTTACTGCACAATTTTTGGAATTGTATAATGAAGACTTGAAAGATCTGTTGGAACCAGGTGGACCAAGAGGTGGGGCCCGCATTCATGAAGACACTTCTGGCAACATTCACTTAGCTGGTGTTGAACCACGAATTGTAACTAGTTTGGAACAAGCGCTAGACTATTTACGATTAGGAGCATTATCGCGCACAACTGGGTCCACACAAATGAATACTCAGTCGTCGAGATCACACGCAATATTTACCTTACACATAAGGCAGCAAAGATGCGTTAAAGTTGAAGATCCGGATGCTGATATCGACACAAGCGGAACGGAACCAGCAAACGAGTTTGAAACTTTAACTGCAAAATTTCATTTTGTAGATTTAGCTGGCTCAGAAAGATTAAAAAGAACTGGTGCTACAGGAGATAGAGCGAAAGAGGGAATATCTATAAATTGTGGACTG ttGGCTTTGGGTAATGTGATTTCAGCACTCGGTGACAAAACAAAGAAAGCTTTACATGTACCATATAGAGATTCTAAATTGACTAGGCTACTTCAAGATTCTCTTGGAG GGAATAGTCAGACTGTTATGATAGCCTGTGTGTCACCAAGTGACAGAGATTTCATGGAAACTCTAAGCACATTAAAGTATGCAAATAGAGCAAGAAATATAAAGAACAAAGTTACAATTAATCAAGACATGAGCTCGAGAACTATAGCTTCTTTAAGAAGAGAGATACAACAACTTCAGTTAGAATTAATGGAGTATAGACAAG GCAAAAGAGTTGTTGGTGAAGATGGTGTCAACGATGCTTGGCATGAAAATCAAATGTTGAACAGTGAGCTACAAAGTCTACGTACTAGAGTCAAAGCTCTTTCAGAGACTGTTGAAGCATTAACTGCGAAGAACGTTCTTCTTCTAACAGAAAAAGCTGCTGGTAAGTGGATATCATCAGGTGGAAATGGTGAAGTTACAAGCTTGGTACAAGGATATGTTCAAGAAATAGAGGAACTAAGAGCCCGTCTCTTGGAAGCAGAAGCTATGTACCAACAATTAAAAAAACGGCAATTGCAG GTTAATGCAGCAAATCCTTATGGTGACTCTGGATATGTATTTCAAAATGATTCTACATCAGTATTAAATGACGCCAAAAAAGAATTACAGAAGGAAATTGAAACGCTGTCTGCACTAAAAGAGCAGCAAGCGTATAGTGGCAATACTGCCAATAAGGTGAGTGAGGAAGGAGAAGGCGATGATGCAGAGGTTGTCCAAGACTCTGCGAGCGAAGATGATTCCGATGATGATTCTGATAGAAAAG aagaagacgaagaggaGGCAGCTATGGGTCGTGAGTTAGAGGCTCTAACATCGGATATAGATATGAAGCAGCGGTTAATTCAGGAGTTAGAACTCTCTCAGCGGCGACTACAAACTATGAAACAGCATTACGAGGATAAACTCGCGCAATTGCAAGCTCGTATTAAAGACACGCAAGAAGAAAGGGACAAAGTGTTGAATTCTCTGCAACAACAACCAACACCGCCGACGGAAAAAGTAAAGAAACTGCGTGACGAGTACGAGAAGAAACTGACCGCGATGCAAAAAGAAATGCGACTCTTACAGTCTGCTAAAAAGGAGCACGCGAGACTACTAAAGAGTCAGTCTCAAAACGAGAATAGATTAAGAGGATTGCGAAACGAACTTGCAGAAATGAAGAGAGCTAAAGTGAAGctgttgaataaaatgagagaaGAGGCTCAAAGACACAAGGAGAATGAGTTGAGGCGGAATAGAGAAATCGCTCAATTGCGTAAAGAAAGCAGAAAGAATGCAAACATGATTAGAACTCTGGAAGCTGATAAAAGGATGAAAGAGGTGGTGTTGAGACGTAAACAAGAAGAGGTTACTGCGCTCAGAAAACGAGACAGAGGTCTCAGTCAGAAGGTAGCAGGTCGAGCGCCACCTAAACCGATTAATCCGAAAGCGTTGAAGCAAAGATGGCAGACGTTTGAAAGAACAATCGCGAAACAAGCATTGGCTAAACAGGCGGCTGCAGAAACTGAGAGAGAAATGGAAAGACTCCTTCAGGAACGCGAGGAACTAGGCAGAGAGCTTGAGAAGCTTCAGAAACTCAGGAATGATTTAACAAGCAAAAGAGGAGATCCAAGTGACGTTGACGAAGAGATTGATAATGTAAAAAGTAAAATTAGTTATTTGCAG GATAGCATATCCGAATGCCAACGAGATATGATGGAAGTGGGTGATGGAGAAACAGAGGGTGAACCAGGAGTTGAAGCTCTCATATCAACAGTTCAAACAGTGGATGAAGCTCAATACTTACTGCAAAGAATGCTGGCTTTCACTGTGGAACAAAGTTGTGTTGCAGCTCAGAAGCAACTTGAGGTACGAGACATGGAATCACGGCTGAACCAAGTTGCACAGGAAAGCGATGTGCAGCATCAGTTATTGGAGCATGTATTGAGGGACAGAGATCTTCTATCCCTTACGAATAACCATCACAATAATACGATGAACTACAGCCCTCCAAGTTCGAGGAGCTCCTCACCGGACAT CGAAAGTTATAGTCAAGTTATAATGGGAGAGGAAAGACAACGTAACAATAAAGTTAGACGAAGAACTACACAACCTCAAGAACTTCTTTACGGAGTGCAAGCAAATCCAGACAATATAAAGACAGAAGAACAAAGTCAGAACTATAATCATCCACTTACCAGGGTACCTAGTGCGCCAGGTAGTTTAAA AGGTTTGGTATTGACAAGAAGTCAGCACAATATTACTGGAGGATCTCCGACTTTAAGTCGACGTGATAGTACATCACCAAGGCCGCTCCGACGACCATTGCATCCTGGTGGAGGCTCCAT GGAACAGGTAGCACATACAGATGTGTCATCACCTCCTGGATCACCGACCACTTATCGCCGATTCAACAGTAGGGAAGAAAATGTATTCTCCAGACTGACAGCGAGTAGGCAACCAGCGTCGACATACCCACAGCCTATGAAAGGCATCATTTCCCAATGCCAAGGCAAG ACGCCACCGAGAGCCGTTTTGCAATGTACTCACGTAGCAGAGGGGCATAGTAAAGCCGTTCTAGCTATATGCGCGACCGAAGATCTATTATTTAGTGGATCAAAAG ATCGAactgtaaaagtatgggacttAAGAACCGGAATTGAAAATCTCACGTTAATTGGTCATCCTAACAACGTTGTTGCAGTAAAGTACTCACCAGTACAGAACTTGTTATTCAGCGTATCTTCTGCCTATGTAAAAGTTTGGGATTTAAGAGCAGCCAACAATTGCATAAAAACTTTGTTCTCATCTGGCCAAGCTCAAAGTGGACAAATTGCATTATCAACTCAACTTCCAATGGGTGAAACTGCTATCAACGATTTGGTACTTAGTCTTGATGAACAAGAACTGTACGCTGCAGCTAGTGACAAAGTTAGAGTATGGGATCTTAGAAAATTGACGCACATAGGAAGATTGGGTACGCCTCATACGGCTGCAGTAATGTGCCTGGCTGTTGCGAATGATGGTAGAGTGATAGCTGGTAGTAAGGATCATTTGATATCGCTTGTTGAGCCTAATATGTCTGGTCAGTCAGTGTGTTTGGCACCACCACATTACGATGGAGTTCAGTGTTTAACCGCGTGCGATTCTACACTTTTCTCTG GCTCAAGAGATATGTGCATTAAACGTTGGGATCTACATAAAATGGAACTAGTTCAATCACTGAACAATGCACACAAAGATTGGATTTTGGGATTATGCATGATTAATAGCGGAACTATCATGGTCTCAGGTTGTCGAGGAGGAGTTCTAAAGGCGTGGTCTGTACCAAAGGAACAAGGTGGGGAGTGTGCACCAATTGGAGAAGTTCGGGCACACGGATCCGCTATCAATGCTGTGATAACTAATCAGCAGCATGTTTTTACTGCGAGCAA TGACGGAACGGTGAGACTATGGAGCTACTATAAGAGAGACGCAAGAACTTTCCAGAGAAGCAACTCATTGAAAAGCtaa